The following proteins are co-located in the Patescibacteria group bacterium genome:
- a CDS encoding cation-transporting P-type ATPase translates to MTEGLIWHHLGAGEVLASLGSGREGLSEAEAKKRLAELPRLKKPRATSAFKILMNQFVSPFMLILAVAVALSAFSSEWQDAVLIIFIVLFNVTLGFFQEYRADRALFALAQLLPRTAVVRRSGVLMTVAAEDVVPGDIMHLTSGDKIVADARVLSASNCLTNEAPLTGESEPVEKSSHHVKSEASIVEQTCMMFAGTVVVAGKAQVVVVAVGEQTAFGKIAQLVFGAAKMDTPLTGELKRFSRRITIFIALIAVAVFILGIARGEPMVSMLTLAAALAVAAVPEGLTVALTVIFVAAMRRMAKRGALMRRMVAAETLGAVTVMCMDKTGTLTTGEMKVELFDGDDESLNVLSALLKLEDGHSSPLEKAGQAYLIERNIDVQAAEVIHELPFDSKRKFSAVVSKANNEETLCVMGAPDILFEHLDLYPDALEKLKTTHKELMSKGLRVLLLAKKSWHGEKLNVEAVQDLEPLGFLSLRDPLRVEAKHVVANALLAGVRTVMVTGDHEDTARGIAAALGLSIHAGAVVSHAELATLDDRQLLKRINSIRVFARVLPEDKVRIVKIFQQAGHVVAMTGDGVNDAPALKTADIGVAMGSGTDVAKEAADMVLLDDNIATLLSAIREGRVLYDNVRKVVAYLMTFSLSEVAVIVFALVANIPVPFLPIHLLFINVVTDGFPAMALAFESAEPGIMRAGARKKDEAVINSNLLALMGAIGAVSVISLLVMEAVLSGWQMPVEVVRTVLFLSLCLDGVIAVFVIRHLRGYAFTRATERNRAFLPAVLASLISVGLVLAIPSLRDIFGLSLLPVIGFVGLFLVLLVKLGLFESLKHLVIPESRGIM, encoded by the coding sequence ATGACTGAGGGGTTGATTTGGCATCATTTGGGGGCGGGGGAGGTTTTGGCGTCGCTTGGTTCGGGGCGCGAAGGGTTGTCGGAAGCTGAGGCGAAGAAACGGCTGGCGGAGTTGCCGAGGCTTAAGAAACCGCGGGCGACAAGCGCGTTTAAGATTTTGATGAACCAGTTTGTGAGCCCGTTCATGCTCATTCTGGCTGTTGCGGTGGCGTTGAGCGCGTTCTCAAGCGAGTGGCAGGACGCGGTGCTTATTATTTTTATTGTGTTGTTTAATGTTACGCTCGGTTTCTTTCAGGAGTACCGTGCAGACCGGGCGCTCTTTGCACTCGCACAACTGTTGCCGAGAACGGCTGTCGTTCGTCGATCGGGTGTTCTCATGACCGTCGCCGCAGAAGACGTGGTGCCAGGCGATATCATGCACTTAACGAGCGGCGACAAAATTGTGGCGGATGCGCGGGTGCTGTCAGCGAGTAATTGTTTAACAAACGAGGCGCCTTTAACGGGGGAGTCTGAACCGGTCGAGAAATCCAGTCACCACGTCAAATCAGAAGCGTCGATCGTTGAACAGACCTGCATGATGTTTGCTGGAACGGTCGTGGTGGCTGGTAAGGCACAGGTGGTCGTGGTGGCGGTGGGCGAACAGACGGCGTTTGGAAAAATTGCTCAACTTGTTTTCGGTGCAGCCAAGATGGACACGCCGTTGACCGGCGAGCTGAAGCGATTTTCGCGACGGATAACCATTTTTATTGCACTAATTGCGGTAGCTGTATTTATTCTGGGGATTGCTCGGGGCGAACCGATGGTTTCTATGCTGACGCTCGCCGCGGCGCTGGCTGTGGCCGCTGTACCGGAGGGTTTAACCGTAGCGCTAACGGTCATCTTCGTGGCCGCGATGCGCCGTATGGCCAAACGCGGAGCGCTGATGCGTCGCATGGTAGCCGCGGAAACACTTGGCGCTGTGACCGTGATGTGCATGGATAAAACGGGCACGCTGACGACCGGCGAAATGAAGGTTGAGTTGTTTGATGGGGACGACGAGTCGCTGAATGTGCTGTCGGCGCTTTTGAAACTGGAAGACGGCCACTCGTCACCGCTCGAAAAGGCTGGCCAGGCGTATCTCATTGAACGGAACATCGACGTACAAGCCGCCGAGGTGATTCACGAGTTGCCCTTTGATTCAAAACGAAAATTCTCGGCCGTAGTTTCTAAAGCAAATAACGAAGAAACGCTTTGTGTGATGGGCGCTCCGGATATTTTGTTCGAACACCTCGATCTTTACCCTGACGCACTCGAGAAGTTGAAGACCACGCACAAAGAACTCATGTCAAAGGGTTTGCGCGTTTTGTTGCTGGCTAAAAAATCTTGGCATGGCGAAAAGCTAAATGTCGAAGCAGTCCAGGATCTCGAACCGCTTGGCTTTCTGAGTTTACGCGACCCTTTGCGGGTTGAGGCTAAACATGTGGTAGCCAACGCTTTGCTCGCTGGCGTGCGTACGGTCATGGTGACGGGCGATCATGAAGATACGGCGCGCGGAATCGCTGCCGCCCTCGGTCTCTCCATCCACGCCGGGGCTGTGGTGTCGCATGCCGAGCTGGCGACGCTCGACGATCGACAGTTGTTAAAACGAATTAACTCGATTCGCGTCTTTGCCCGAGTTCTGCCTGAAGATAAGGTGCGTATTGTGAAGATCTTCCAGCAGGCTGGCCATGTCGTAGCGATGACTGGTGATGGCGTGAATGACGCGCCGGCGCTGAAGACAGCAGATATCGGGGTAGCGATGGGTAGCGGCACAGACGTGGCCAAGGAAGCGGCTGATATGGTCTTGCTTGATGACAACATCGCCACTCTGCTCTCCGCTATTCGCGAAGGACGGGTGTTGTATGACAACGTGCGTAAAGTTGTAGCCTATCTCATGACCTTCAGTTTGAGCGAGGTGGCCGTGATTGTCTTTGCGCTTGTAGCTAACATTCCGGTGCCGTTCCTACCCATCCACCTGCTCTTCATAAACGTGGTGACTGATGGGTTCCCGGCTATGGCTCTGGCCTTTGAGTCAGCCGAGCCGGGTATCATGCGAGCTGGCGCGAGAAAGAAAGATGAGGCGGTTATCAATTCTAATTTACTGGCCCTCATGGGCGCGATCGGCGCCGTCTCAGTTATTTCGCTCCTCGTGATGGAGGCAGTCTTGTCTGGCTGGCAGATGCCGGTTGAAGTTGTTCGGACCGTTCTCTTCCTGTCGCTCTGTTTGGACGGCGTAATTGCCGTGTTCGTGATTCGTCACTTGCGAGGCTATGCGTTTACGCGTGCTACTGAACGTAACCGAGCATTTCTACCGGCTGTTCTGGCTAGTTTAATCTCAGTCGGTCTAGTTTTGGCCATTCCTAGCCTGCGCGATATTTTTGGCTTGTCGCTTTTGCCAGTTATCGGGTTCGTCGGGCTTTTCCTTGTGCTTCTGGTGAAGCTCGGCCTCTTTGAAAGTCTTAAACACCTAGTTATTCCTGAATCAAGAGGCATCATGTAG